The following proteins are encoded in a genomic region of Ornithodoros turicata isolate Travis chromosome 6, ASM3712646v1, whole genome shotgun sequence:
- the LOC135397012 gene encoding endoribonuclease Dicer-like isoform X1, with protein MEEECTDNMPDDNFAPREYQVELFEAALEANTIVCLGTGTGKTFIAVMLIKELEHQIRVPFEEGGKRTFFLVPSVPLAVQQKDAIQRHTSLRIGSYIGAMGIDNWDKDHWQKEFSDKHVLVMTADIFKIIITHGFLPFARVNLIVVDECHKAVKKHTYREIFRCLDVVDPEDHPKVLGLTASVISDQTKEHNVLPKIKDLEKSLYCRVMTATDQEVMSKYGTKPQEILVLYKRHNFTLDLGSVSMEKYAPGEDQLQKRMNELSNMWAELGPWCGRLACKLFIEEVKGELERSEPESRAEVAEYLSRLRTLYSKLEGSIEPHIDDETELLRYASPKLLKLLQILSYFRPRSQGGGASQVPQEELCGIIFVEQRRTAQVLTKWLSEVAEGLPEYAFLRPQFMVGHGGSLTKGLQEAGMTFSKQYKVLKGFRSHKYNLLVATAVVEEGMDVPRCNLVVRFDRCNNFRSYIQSKGRARARRSFFVLMVCEEVQEDAMIQLATNVSIEKNLMEKCHGRRVPNSVEVDASFLKDELLPAYMPVAKDGAARVTVATAIGLVNRYCGKLPSDMFTTLRPSFTITGSSGRFVCTVYLPMTSPLKEPIRGDIMETKKAAKMAAALKACKRLHEIGELDDNMLPVKRVVDIGSTEDEEEGTAPAGTPKAGTKKRRRYYRKRVCQLFQNARLDSAGSYHLHVLKTQLVHLASEAQNWRKEKLLDPEDTSLWFGILLKEKMPTLPGFPIFTRSGEELVTVVYAGTMDLTAEQCALAETFHLALFDEVLRMEKRKLLHFDVGNSPNRVTVVPVTLDGSCAMIDWSFANMTLNPAKKEKNEKFVFRKHEYENAVVVPHYKFPNYPYNSFYVKTIREDLTPDSEWKEGKGTFREYVEHIHSLEITDPSQPLLEVGFTEKRLNMLTPRYANRKGDTFTKKTGNDRLELRLPEFCDIHPLQAPIWKKVVCLPSILYRLGQLLLVEEMRVGVTESTGVGMVHGVESWPLLDYQCVVPGSLAITENLPKTEEVAFGTLLRDHGNTDVVQMPRISKSFEYQPKLEGNPGPGPGLLLEAMTWAKAGDGFDLERLEVLGDSFLKFVVTIDLFCSQTSAQEGLLTEARARIISNRNLHRLACRLNIGERIASSMFEPHRSWLPPGYVMPEDAEEILLDTAFVCWMLSGNSRKLETVSADELRLAYAKFKSESSAPEYVAGQNDVSGPVPICLTTQLADKGVADSVEAIIGSYLLVCGPIGAIKVMRWLGLKLSQCNLDHAASGAGEPRSSFLGFTPPTTGLVYCGTDSHKELEIQLRRLSPTIKEVESALGYTFRDRSFLLQAVTHASYYKNRLTDCYQRLEFLGDAVIDYLVTRYIYEGPLKFNPGQLTDLRSSLVNNSFFASLIVKYRLHGCLKHCNPGLFSAITRFVEYQSMTGDLNEDEEEENGMDQFGDDGVLDLNKEQRETMDQTDFHKKLYFEETECQEPEEVEVPKALGDLFESLMGAVFLDCGMSLDRVWHVIYRMFGREIECFSKNVPLPPIRELMETFPMAQFSPAELLPSGKVKVELNVKGKSFSAIAKSKKVAKSALAKKCLRAVKKSNNP; from the exons ATGGAGGAAGAATGCACAGATAACATGCCGGATGATAATTTTGCTCCCCGGGAGTATCAG GTTGAGCTCTTTGAAGCAGCTCTGGAAGCAAATACAATTGTATGCCTCGGTACAGGAACTGGCAAAACATTCATCGCTGTCATGCTCATAAAGGAATTGGAACATCAAATTCGAGTGCCGTTCGAAGAAGGCGGGAAGAGAACGTTCTTCCTCGTGCCTTCAG TGCCCCTGGCCGTACAGCAGAAGGACGCCATCCAGCGCCACACGTCGCTAAGAATTGGGAGCTACATTGGGGCGATGGGTATCGACAACTGGGACAAGGACCACTGGCAGAAGGAATTCAGCGACAAGCATGTCCTAGTGATGACAGCGGATATTTTCAAGATCATCATCACCCACGGATTCTTGCCGTTTGCTCGCGTTAACCTAATCGTTGTGGATGAGTGCCACAAGGCTGTAAAGAAGCATACATACCGTGAAATTTTTCGCTGCCTCGACGTTGTAGACCCTGAAGATCATCCGAAGGTGTTGGGTCTGACGGCATCTGTTATAAGTGATCAGACTAAGGAACATAATGTGTTACCGAAGATTAAAGACTTGGAAAAGTCTCTGTACTGTAGGGTGATGACTGCAACGGACCAAGAAGTTATGTCGAA GTATGGCACAAAACCCCAGGAAATTTTGGTACTGTACAAGCGCCACAACTTCACTCTGGACTTGGGAAGTGTAAGCATGGAGAAATACGCGCCAGGCGAGGATCAGTTGCAGAAACGAATGAACGAGCTCAGTAATATGTGGGCAGAGCTTGGTCCATGGTGTGGAAGGCTGGCCTGCAAACTCTTTATTGAAGAG GTGAAAGGAGAACTCGAGCGGTCTGAACCAGAGTCAAGGGCAGAAGTAGCGGAATACCTGTCGAGGTTGCGAACACTGTATTCTAAACTGGAGGGCTCGATAGAACCCCATATAGACGACGAGACAGAACTGCTTCGTTACGCCTCCCCAAAACTACTGAAGCTGCTGCAGATCCTGAGCTACTTTCGGCCTCGAAG CCAAGGTGGAGGTGCAAGTCAAGTCCCGCAAGAGGAGCTGTGTGGCATCATATTCGTCGAGCAGCGGCGCACAGCGCAAGTATTGACCAAGTGGTTGAGCGAGGTGGCCGAAGGACTGCCTGAGTATGCCTTCCTGCGACCGCAGTTCATGGTCGGCCACGGGGGCAGCCTCACAAAGGGCCTGCAGGAAGCAGGAATGACGTTCTCCAAGCAGTATAAG GTTCTGAAAGGGTTCAGGAGCCACAAGTACAACCTCCTTGTGGCGACCGCCGTGGTGGAAGAAGGCATGGATGTACCAAGATGCAACCTTGTCGTGCGCTTCGATCGTTGCAACAATTTCCGCAGTTACATCCAGTCTAAGGGCAGAGCACGAGCTCGGCGTTCTTTCTTTGTCCTCATGGTCTGTGAGGAGGTGCAGGAAGACGCAATGATCCAGCTCGCAACCAATGTCTCAATTGAGAAg AACCTCATGGAGAAGTGCCATGGTCGAAGAGTTCCAAACAGCGTAGAAGTAGATGCAAGTTTCCTGAAGGATGAGTTGCTGCCTGCATACATGCCTGTGGCAAAGGACGGCGCCGCGAGGGTCACCGTAGCAACCGCCATTGGGCTGGTCAATAG GTACTGCGGGAAGCTGCCTTCAGACATGTTTACAACATTGAGGCCCAGCTTCACGATAACCGGATCTAGTGGTCGTTTTGTGTGCACCGTCTACCTCCCCATGACTAGTCCGTTGAAGGAGCCCATCAGG GGGGACATAATGGAAACGAAGAAGGCCGCTAAGATGGCAGCTGCTCTTAAAGCGTGCAAAAGGCTTCATGAGATAG GTGAGCTCGATGACAACATGCTTCCTGTCAAGCGCGTTGTGGACATCGGCAGTACCGAAGATGAAGAGGAAGGTACTGCACCAGCTGGCACTCCTAAGGCTGGTACCAAGAAGAGGAGGCGCTACTACCGGAAAAGG GTTTGTCAACTGTTTCAAAATGCACGATTGGATTCTGCCGGGTCATACCACTTGCACGTACTGAAAACTCAGCTGGTGCATCTGGCTTCCGAGGCCCAGAACTGGAGGAAGGAGAAACTCCTTGACCCCGAAGATACTTCCTTGTGGTTTGGAATTTTGCTAAAGGAAAAAATGCCCACG CTTCCGGGCTTCCCAATATTCACACGATCGGGAGAAGAGCTGGTGACCGTGGTTTATGCCGGCACCATGGATCTCACGGCAGAACAGTGTGCACTGGCAGAGACATTTCATCTTGCTTTGTTCGATGAAGTGCTCAGGATGGAAAAGAGGAAGTTGCTCCACTTTGATGTTGGCAACTCTCCCAATCGCGTCACGGTCGTGCCTGTTACTTTAG ATGGTTCGTGTGCAATGATTGACTGGTCCTTCGCCAACATGACTCTGAACCCtgcaaagaaagagaagaatgAGAAATTTGTCTTTCGCAAGCACGAGTACGAGAATGCCGTTGTCGTCCCACATTACAAGTTTCCCAACTACCCATACAACAGTTTCTATGTGAAGACTATCCGCGAAGACCTTACTCCCGACAGCGAATGGAAAGAGGGAAAGGGAACCTTCCGAGAATATGTGGAGCACATTCACAGCCTGGAAATTACGGACCCCTCGCAGCCGCTCCTCGAGGTGGGTTTTACGGAAAAACGGCTGAACATGCTGACCCCACGTTATGCTAACCGCAAGGGTGATACGTTCACCAAGAAGACTGGGAATGACCGGTTGGAACTCAGGTTGCCAGAGTTCTGCGACATCCATCCTCTGCAAGCGCCCATCTGGAAGAAGGTGGTCTGTCTCCCAAGTATACTGTACCGCCTCGGACAACTGCTCCTCGTTGAGGAGATGAGGGTGGGTGTCACGGAGAGCACCGGCGTCGGTATGGTACACGGGGTGGAGTCTTGGCCCCTCCTCGACTACCAGTGCGTCGTCCCCGGGAGTCTCGCTATCACGGAAAACCTGCCGAAGACCGAAGAAGTTGCTTTCGGAACTCTCCTCCGCGACCACGGAAATACCGACGTCGTGCAAATGCCGAGGATATCGAAGTCTTTCGAGTACCAGCCGAAGTTGGAGGGCAATCCCGGGCCAGGGCCAGGGCTGTTGCTCGAGGCAATGACGTGGGCCAAGGCAGGGGATGGATTTGATTTGGAGAGGCTGGAGGTTCTTGGAGACTCTTTCTTGAAGTTTGTGGTCACAATCGACCTCTTCTGCTCCCAGACATCTGCCCAGGAAGGGCTGCTGACCGAGGCAAGGGCGCGAATAATCAGCAATCGCAACCTCCACCGGCTGGCATGCCGGCTTAACATCGGCGAACGTATTGCATCGAGCATGTTTGAGCCCCACCGCTCCTGGCTGCCTCCAGGCTACGTGATGCCAGAGGATGCCGAAGAAATCCTGCTGGATACTGCCTTCGTGTGCTGGATGCTGAGTGGCAACTCCCGAAAGTTGGAAACTGTGAGCGCCGACGAGCTGCGCCTTGCATACGCT AAGTTCAAGTCCGAATCGTCTGCACCCGAGTACGTGGCAGGACAAAACGACGTCAGCGGTCCAGTGCCGATCTGCTTGACTACGCAGCTGGCAGACAAAGGAGTCGCAGATTCAGTGGAGGCCATCATAGGGTCCTACTTACTTGTCTGTGGCCCGATCGGAGCGATTAAG GTGATGAGATGGTTGGGCTTAAAGCTTTCCCAGTGCAACCTAGACCACGCAGCTTCTGGAGCAGGCGAGCCTCGATCGTCTTTCTTGGGCTTCACGCCACCCACCACGGGTCTCGTATACTGTGGAACCGACTCTCACAAAGAGCTTGAGATACAGCTGCGGCGTCTCTCTCCTACCATCAAGGAAGTGGAATCCGCGCTGGGCTACACTTTCCGCGACAGGTCATTTTTGCTTCAAGCCGTAACGCACGCATCCTACTACAAGAACCGCCTCACAGACTGCTACCAACGTCTGGAGTTCCTGGGTGACGCCGTCATCGACTACCTGGTGACGCGGTACATCTACGAAGGCCCCCTGAAATTTAACCCGGGCCAGCTGACCGACCTACGCTCTTCGCTGGTCAACAACAGCTTCTTTGCGTCATTGATCGTGAAGTACAGACTGCATGGGTGCCTCAAGCACTGTAATCCGGGCCTCTTCAGCGCCATCACGAGGTTTGTGGAGTACCAGTCAATGACCGGTGACCTGAACGAAGACGAGGAGGAAGAGAATGGCATGGATCAATTTGGAGATGATGGGGTGCTGGACCTGAACAAGGAACAGAGAGAAACCATGGACCAAACGGACTTCCATAAG aaatTGTACTTCGAAGAAACAGAGTGCCAGGAGCCGGAAGAAGTGGAAGTTCCAAAGGCACTGGGGGACCTCTTTGAGAGCCTCATGGGAGCAGTGTTTCTCGACTGTGGCATGTCTCTGGACCGGGTGTGGCATGTCATCTATCGCATGTTTGGTCGGGAGATCGAGTGCTTCTCCAAGAACGTGCCTCTGCCACCAATACGGGAACTAATGGAGACGTTTCCAATGGCTCAGTTCAG TCCAGCGGAGCTCTTGCCAAGTGGCAAGGTCAAGGTGGAGCTCAAC
- the LOC135397012 gene encoding endoribonuclease Dicer-like isoform X2 produces the protein MLIKELEHQIRVPFEEGGKRTFFLVPSVPLAVQQKDAIQRHTSLRIGSYIGAMGIDNWDKDHWQKEFSDKHVLVMTADIFKIIITHGFLPFARVNLIVVDECHKAVKKHTYREIFRCLDVVDPEDHPKVLGLTASVISDQTKEHNVLPKIKDLEKSLYCRVMTATDQEVMSKYGTKPQEILVLYKRHNFTLDLGSVSMEKYAPGEDQLQKRMNELSNMWAELGPWCGRLACKLFIEEVKGELERSEPESRAEVAEYLSRLRTLYSKLEGSIEPHIDDETELLRYASPKLLKLLQILSYFRPRSQGGGASQVPQEELCGIIFVEQRRTAQVLTKWLSEVAEGLPEYAFLRPQFMVGHGGSLTKGLQEAGMTFSKQYKVLKGFRSHKYNLLVATAVVEEGMDVPRCNLVVRFDRCNNFRSYIQSKGRARARRSFFVLMVCEEVQEDAMIQLATNVSIEKNLMEKCHGRRVPNSVEVDASFLKDELLPAYMPVAKDGAARVTVATAIGLVNRYCGKLPSDMFTTLRPSFTITGSSGRFVCTVYLPMTSPLKEPIRGDIMETKKAAKMAAALKACKRLHEIGELDDNMLPVKRVVDIGSTEDEEEGTAPAGTPKAGTKKRRRYYRKRVCQLFQNARLDSAGSYHLHVLKTQLVHLASEAQNWRKEKLLDPEDTSLWFGILLKEKMPTLPGFPIFTRSGEELVTVVYAGTMDLTAEQCALAETFHLALFDEVLRMEKRKLLHFDVGNSPNRVTVVPVTLDGSCAMIDWSFANMTLNPAKKEKNEKFVFRKHEYENAVVVPHYKFPNYPYNSFYVKTIREDLTPDSEWKEGKGTFREYVEHIHSLEITDPSQPLLEVGFTEKRLNMLTPRYANRKGDTFTKKTGNDRLELRLPEFCDIHPLQAPIWKKVVCLPSILYRLGQLLLVEEMRVGVTESTGVGMVHGVESWPLLDYQCVVPGSLAITENLPKTEEVAFGTLLRDHGNTDVVQMPRISKSFEYQPKLEGNPGPGPGLLLEAMTWAKAGDGFDLERLEVLGDSFLKFVVTIDLFCSQTSAQEGLLTEARARIISNRNLHRLACRLNIGERIASSMFEPHRSWLPPGYVMPEDAEEILLDTAFVCWMLSGNSRKLETVSADELRLAYAKFKSESSAPEYVAGQNDVSGPVPICLTTQLADKGVADSVEAIIGSYLLVCGPIGAIKVMRWLGLKLSQCNLDHAASGAGEPRSSFLGFTPPTTGLVYCGTDSHKELEIQLRRLSPTIKEVESALGYTFRDRSFLLQAVTHASYYKNRLTDCYQRLEFLGDAVIDYLVTRYIYEGPLKFNPGQLTDLRSSLVNNSFFASLIVKYRLHGCLKHCNPGLFSAITRFVEYQSMTGDLNEDEEEENGMDQFGDDGVLDLNKEQRETMDQTDFHKKLYFEETECQEPEEVEVPKALGDLFESLMGAVFLDCGMSLDRVWHVIYRMFGREIECFSKNVPLPPIRELMETFPMAQFSPAELLPSGKVKVELNVKGKSFSAIAKSKKVAKSALAKKCLRAVKKSNNP, from the exons ATGCTCATAAAGGAATTGGAACATCAAATTCGAGTGCCGTTCGAAGAAGGCGGGAAGAGAACGTTCTTCCTCGTGCCTTCAG TGCCCCTGGCCGTACAGCAGAAGGACGCCATCCAGCGCCACACGTCGCTAAGAATTGGGAGCTACATTGGGGCGATGGGTATCGACAACTGGGACAAGGACCACTGGCAGAAGGAATTCAGCGACAAGCATGTCCTAGTGATGACAGCGGATATTTTCAAGATCATCATCACCCACGGATTCTTGCCGTTTGCTCGCGTTAACCTAATCGTTGTGGATGAGTGCCACAAGGCTGTAAAGAAGCATACATACCGTGAAATTTTTCGCTGCCTCGACGTTGTAGACCCTGAAGATCATCCGAAGGTGTTGGGTCTGACGGCATCTGTTATAAGTGATCAGACTAAGGAACATAATGTGTTACCGAAGATTAAAGACTTGGAAAAGTCTCTGTACTGTAGGGTGATGACTGCAACGGACCAAGAAGTTATGTCGAA GTATGGCACAAAACCCCAGGAAATTTTGGTACTGTACAAGCGCCACAACTTCACTCTGGACTTGGGAAGTGTAAGCATGGAGAAATACGCGCCAGGCGAGGATCAGTTGCAGAAACGAATGAACGAGCTCAGTAATATGTGGGCAGAGCTTGGTCCATGGTGTGGAAGGCTGGCCTGCAAACTCTTTATTGAAGAG GTGAAAGGAGAACTCGAGCGGTCTGAACCAGAGTCAAGGGCAGAAGTAGCGGAATACCTGTCGAGGTTGCGAACACTGTATTCTAAACTGGAGGGCTCGATAGAACCCCATATAGACGACGAGACAGAACTGCTTCGTTACGCCTCCCCAAAACTACTGAAGCTGCTGCAGATCCTGAGCTACTTTCGGCCTCGAAG CCAAGGTGGAGGTGCAAGTCAAGTCCCGCAAGAGGAGCTGTGTGGCATCATATTCGTCGAGCAGCGGCGCACAGCGCAAGTATTGACCAAGTGGTTGAGCGAGGTGGCCGAAGGACTGCCTGAGTATGCCTTCCTGCGACCGCAGTTCATGGTCGGCCACGGGGGCAGCCTCACAAAGGGCCTGCAGGAAGCAGGAATGACGTTCTCCAAGCAGTATAAG GTTCTGAAAGGGTTCAGGAGCCACAAGTACAACCTCCTTGTGGCGACCGCCGTGGTGGAAGAAGGCATGGATGTACCAAGATGCAACCTTGTCGTGCGCTTCGATCGTTGCAACAATTTCCGCAGTTACATCCAGTCTAAGGGCAGAGCACGAGCTCGGCGTTCTTTCTTTGTCCTCATGGTCTGTGAGGAGGTGCAGGAAGACGCAATGATCCAGCTCGCAACCAATGTCTCAATTGAGAAg AACCTCATGGAGAAGTGCCATGGTCGAAGAGTTCCAAACAGCGTAGAAGTAGATGCAAGTTTCCTGAAGGATGAGTTGCTGCCTGCATACATGCCTGTGGCAAAGGACGGCGCCGCGAGGGTCACCGTAGCAACCGCCATTGGGCTGGTCAATAG GTACTGCGGGAAGCTGCCTTCAGACATGTTTACAACATTGAGGCCCAGCTTCACGATAACCGGATCTAGTGGTCGTTTTGTGTGCACCGTCTACCTCCCCATGACTAGTCCGTTGAAGGAGCCCATCAGG GGGGACATAATGGAAACGAAGAAGGCCGCTAAGATGGCAGCTGCTCTTAAAGCGTGCAAAAGGCTTCATGAGATAG GTGAGCTCGATGACAACATGCTTCCTGTCAAGCGCGTTGTGGACATCGGCAGTACCGAAGATGAAGAGGAAGGTACTGCACCAGCTGGCACTCCTAAGGCTGGTACCAAGAAGAGGAGGCGCTACTACCGGAAAAGG GTTTGTCAACTGTTTCAAAATGCACGATTGGATTCTGCCGGGTCATACCACTTGCACGTACTGAAAACTCAGCTGGTGCATCTGGCTTCCGAGGCCCAGAACTGGAGGAAGGAGAAACTCCTTGACCCCGAAGATACTTCCTTGTGGTTTGGAATTTTGCTAAAGGAAAAAATGCCCACG CTTCCGGGCTTCCCAATATTCACACGATCGGGAGAAGAGCTGGTGACCGTGGTTTATGCCGGCACCATGGATCTCACGGCAGAACAGTGTGCACTGGCAGAGACATTTCATCTTGCTTTGTTCGATGAAGTGCTCAGGATGGAAAAGAGGAAGTTGCTCCACTTTGATGTTGGCAACTCTCCCAATCGCGTCACGGTCGTGCCTGTTACTTTAG ATGGTTCGTGTGCAATGATTGACTGGTCCTTCGCCAACATGACTCTGAACCCtgcaaagaaagagaagaatgAGAAATTTGTCTTTCGCAAGCACGAGTACGAGAATGCCGTTGTCGTCCCACATTACAAGTTTCCCAACTACCCATACAACAGTTTCTATGTGAAGACTATCCGCGAAGACCTTACTCCCGACAGCGAATGGAAAGAGGGAAAGGGAACCTTCCGAGAATATGTGGAGCACATTCACAGCCTGGAAATTACGGACCCCTCGCAGCCGCTCCTCGAGGTGGGTTTTACGGAAAAACGGCTGAACATGCTGACCCCACGTTATGCTAACCGCAAGGGTGATACGTTCACCAAGAAGACTGGGAATGACCGGTTGGAACTCAGGTTGCCAGAGTTCTGCGACATCCATCCTCTGCAAGCGCCCATCTGGAAGAAGGTGGTCTGTCTCCCAAGTATACTGTACCGCCTCGGACAACTGCTCCTCGTTGAGGAGATGAGGGTGGGTGTCACGGAGAGCACCGGCGTCGGTATGGTACACGGGGTGGAGTCTTGGCCCCTCCTCGACTACCAGTGCGTCGTCCCCGGGAGTCTCGCTATCACGGAAAACCTGCCGAAGACCGAAGAAGTTGCTTTCGGAACTCTCCTCCGCGACCACGGAAATACCGACGTCGTGCAAATGCCGAGGATATCGAAGTCTTTCGAGTACCAGCCGAAGTTGGAGGGCAATCCCGGGCCAGGGCCAGGGCTGTTGCTCGAGGCAATGACGTGGGCCAAGGCAGGGGATGGATTTGATTTGGAGAGGCTGGAGGTTCTTGGAGACTCTTTCTTGAAGTTTGTGGTCACAATCGACCTCTTCTGCTCCCAGACATCTGCCCAGGAAGGGCTGCTGACCGAGGCAAGGGCGCGAATAATCAGCAATCGCAACCTCCACCGGCTGGCATGCCGGCTTAACATCGGCGAACGTATTGCATCGAGCATGTTTGAGCCCCACCGCTCCTGGCTGCCTCCAGGCTACGTGATGCCAGAGGATGCCGAAGAAATCCTGCTGGATACTGCCTTCGTGTGCTGGATGCTGAGTGGCAACTCCCGAAAGTTGGAAACTGTGAGCGCCGACGAGCTGCGCCTTGCATACGCT AAGTTCAAGTCCGAATCGTCTGCACCCGAGTACGTGGCAGGACAAAACGACGTCAGCGGTCCAGTGCCGATCTGCTTGACTACGCAGCTGGCAGACAAAGGAGTCGCAGATTCAGTGGAGGCCATCATAGGGTCCTACTTACTTGTCTGTGGCCCGATCGGAGCGATTAAG GTGATGAGATGGTTGGGCTTAAAGCTTTCCCAGTGCAACCTAGACCACGCAGCTTCTGGAGCAGGCGAGCCTCGATCGTCTTTCTTGGGCTTCACGCCACCCACCACGGGTCTCGTATACTGTGGAACCGACTCTCACAAAGAGCTTGAGATACAGCTGCGGCGTCTCTCTCCTACCATCAAGGAAGTGGAATCCGCGCTGGGCTACACTTTCCGCGACAGGTCATTTTTGCTTCAAGCCGTAACGCACGCATCCTACTACAAGAACCGCCTCACAGACTGCTACCAACGTCTGGAGTTCCTGGGTGACGCCGTCATCGACTACCTGGTGACGCGGTACATCTACGAAGGCCCCCTGAAATTTAACCCGGGCCAGCTGACCGACCTACGCTCTTCGCTGGTCAACAACAGCTTCTTTGCGTCATTGATCGTGAAGTACAGACTGCATGGGTGCCTCAAGCACTGTAATCCGGGCCTCTTCAGCGCCATCACGAGGTTTGTGGAGTACCAGTCAATGACCGGTGACCTGAACGAAGACGAGGAGGAAGAGAATGGCATGGATCAATTTGGAGATGATGGGGTGCTGGACCTGAACAAGGAACAGAGAGAAACCATGGACCAAACGGACTTCCATAAG aaatTGTACTTCGAAGAAACAGAGTGCCAGGAGCCGGAAGAAGTGGAAGTTCCAAAGGCACTGGGGGACCTCTTTGAGAGCCTCATGGGAGCAGTGTTTCTCGACTGTGGCATGTCTCTGGACCGGGTGTGGCATGTCATCTATCGCATGTTTGGTCGGGAGATCGAGTGCTTCTCCAAGAACGTGCCTCTGCCACCAATACGGGAACTAATGGAGACGTTTCCAATGGCTCAGTTCAG TCCAGCGGAGCTCTTGCCAAGTGGCAAGGTCAAGGTGGAGCTCAAC